The genomic DNA GGTGTTGGCAATGTTGTGTATGCATTGTTCGAATATCCAGTTATTTTGTTGAAATTGACTTTATGTACAATCAGTATAAAACAAAGTAAATGGATGAAAATAGCCAATATCCTGTTAATCCCGTATAATATTCATCCACCACATATAAAAACTAATTTTAAAAGTTAACCCGCTTTATTTGTAACATTACCTGTGATCGAACCTGTAGATTTTAAAGCAAGGATAAAATCCTGTACTATAGTCGTTTCTGAGAAGACCTCAAGAGCAGTTGAACTATTTGAATAATATTCAGGTTCTTTTGAGGCAGTAAGATTGTATTCACCCGGTCGTAATGCAAGGGAATAAAAACCGAAATTATTCGTAACCGCAAATATTCCAGTATCTGTTGAAACAATAACATCTGCAATCGGTGAACTGCCATTTGTTACTGTCCCGTTGATATAACCACTCGGTTGTGCGATGGTTAGCATTGTTGACAATGCTCCTGAAACATCACCGTTCATTGGATAATACCTGGCAGAATCGCTCTGTGCTTTACCACCTGCCATGCCCCGCACCTGAATAGTATAGTCCCCGATGTTCATATTCGAAGTATTAATAATGACGTTAACATCTTCACTTGAACCATCAAAATTTCCATCGTCAGCAAACATTGGAGTCCATGGAACAATCTCACCGGAACCATTTTCAATCCGGTATTGTGCCCCATCCACAATAGCATATGTTGCACCCACTGATACTGTTGCTGTTATCGAAACATGTTCACCCGTAGTAACATTGCGGGAAGAAAGTACAGGTGTGGTGATAGATGGTTTTTGGAAAGTGTTATCAGCAAAACTTAAA from ANME-2 cluster archaeon includes the following:
- a CDS encoding carboxypeptidase-like regulatory domain-containing protein; amino-acid sequence: LSFADNTFQKPSITTPVLSSRNVTTGEHVSITATVSVGATYAIVDGAQYRIENGSGEIVPWTPMFADDGNFDGSSEDVNVIINTSNMNIGDYTIQVRGMAGGKAQSDSARYYPMNGDVSGALSTMLTIAQPSGYINGTVTNGSSPIADVIVSTDTGIFAVTNNFGFYSLALRPGEYNLTASKEPEYYSNSSTALEVFSETTIVQDFILALKSTGSITGNVTNKAG